The genomic window GGCGATGACATGTCGCCGGTCCTTGGGGCCTTTTGCAACAACGACAACAACTGTTGTTGTCCCATTTAGTTAATTATAAGCGTCGTTGAAGTGATCCAAGAAGAAAttactggtggaaaaagggcctttggtcgcggttcgcaactgccattagtcgcggttgcgcaaccgcgaccgaacgggcgcgactaaaggccccaccctttagtcgcggttgcttaagaaccgcgactaaaggcccgtccacgtgggcgccaggtggccgtcggggcggaggacctttagtcgcggttcttctggccaaccgcgactaaaggccgccgcaggtttagggttttggccccccccccccccccttaaacatgttttctgtttaatttgtattgttttatttcttttatgctttattttaattttgaaggagtttcacatattctacggtactacatacatgcatatgaatgtacaatttcaaacaaatttgaaattagaaccaaaaagaattcaagaggaatatacaatatatattcaatatcatcggatgaccatatacaattttgaacaagtttccatacataatttaatgcatataaagttctacgtcctcgtaatggtgttctcctttaggatggaggacttccctcctgaaccatccagctagttcctcttgaagtggtcggaagcgagcttctggactaagcatcatccggaggttattcctctgagcattggtatcactcggaacccgctcagaggtgtatctccggatcatctcacagacatagtatgcacatagattggtccccgctggctgaatatcctcaccattcttagcctttgcccttttgaattctagctcttttttgaattcaccgacctttgtatctacgaaccgtctccaaaccctacgaggcaaagaaaattaaatgaacaagagagttattagttacttgatattaggaaatgaacgaaataggccgatcgatatagagcgcaaatgaatgaaaataattacttctgcagcattcttctcatgtcgacccaaagctttggatccttattcagagagtcgtggacgagacattctgaggtgtcaactttaattactagcagaatccagtggaacctgcggacacgatacatgcacagtacgtcatgcataactcatcgattagccggccacataccatgcatggagtaaacaaaagagaatgtgctcaagacagaaacactcacccaaaatggtaaggaaatagaatatcacttttgagttcctgctttgtaagaaactgccacaggtctgcctccatgtcggcggggtgatgctccaacacatatccattaacgatgtgtgggtcaatgaacccaacatcatggatgttccttactctgcattccttaatcttcattctgcatgtataatagcggacacaacaatatagttaggacatatatatagtgcaggcaatatgaacgagatggggtagaaataaatcacttacagaacgtagcaactgatgatagatttgtcgagctcgcgcagattgaaaagctggaacaattcactcagatgaatttgtacatagtaatgtttgaagtgatgctcatatctaacttccgcataaatatattctttggcgtttttattttttatgtaacccttgtaccatttcagcagacctttcatttgtggaggtagatcctgttcctgcgcaggctcgacgagaggcccattcttcacatatgtaattactacctccttcactggcgcctcatcaaggcctaacagttcacgaagagtaatacctaagttggccgcttgttctctggcactcgttacagtcaatccatgtgctgccgcagctgctatgatatcggggtcatccggaccggcggctttcactataagcggggcaatcgattgtttactttgttccccgagctgggcaactcgtttcccgctttttttactttctaattccgttttctcggcctcctccaaggctttgttctcctggttctccgcccgctctttcttctccttcaacatgagtgcctgcctacgaagttcacgtgcatagtcgtcaggcagattcttcgcggcttgggacggtgtgctcaaaaatgacttagcccacttcttttgctcatcagaaaatattggcttgggctcgggctctcttttcttcttgcagtccgccttccatttctcatgatcagcagccgcggccgcggcagtttcctcggcactacgttcccaaggccttgtggggagaggcttcaatgatggctctggtacctttgtggtcttaggtacataagggtccgggttaataatccaggactgcttctgcttctttgccggaggtggattggggggcggcgtctgatcacccgccggacgaggactggggggcggcgtctgatcacccgccggacgttgtggactggggggcgtcggctgacgtgacggaggtgtaggtgaaccgccaccaccgtaggggggtggacttgttgtccttggcgcctcgcctggaaacttgataaacttcttttgccatagaatgaaatggcgcttgacatctccaagtcttttctccccttcaggtgtagcaatgtcaatctccaggtcctcaaacccttggactatgtcctccaccgtgacacgagcatagccatcttgaatgggggtgttgtggtggagtgctccaggtaaacatggtaaagcactgccgatggctaccttcacggacatgttcccgataggataatacagatgacattctttcatctcctttatatcgtccacggggtagcgaggaggctccggtgcagtaatttcgaccaccagaggctccggtgcagtaatttcgaccaccagaggctccggtgcagtaatttcgatcgtcggtgcatctgcaccagccggtggggcctccgtggaagccacactgcttctccgatgctggcttctgagatccgctggatgatcttcatgctgcgcccgagctgcatctcgttcagctactagtacactcacggttttcttcatcacacccatttccgatgccaaccgcgccacaacatctgcttcccgatccatctttctcttccggcttctgtaaccgtacgggtcatcgttctgggggaaccctattttccacggaatgtgccccatgcctcgtacacgtcctccgtgttcaggattcccgagggcttttgtcagcgcgtcgttctctctgttgaacttgatattcccctcttgagcatccctcattgcgtcaataagggcttgggtgggtttaattattttgccccggtaaacacagtcccctgtctccgggttcagcgttcccccatgcccgtaccaccagcttttggcccttgggtcccatccctccgtacctggacagattcctcgcgccctcagctcgttctccatcttctcccacctaggctcccaaaggcgataccctcttggccccataatatgattgtactccttcttagccgcattttccttatttttttcgatatttgaatgaactactccgatttcttttgcttcacaaattctggccaatcatgtttcagtttctcatattgtcctttgaaatccggagtcttgttctgcttgacaaagtcatgggctagattttgcttgaatttccggaatgcgtcggccatcttatgaagagcgaactgtttgactagcctcctcctctccttgttttcctcaatcttgttaccctcctcatcgaatttgttgtattccggaggtagaacgaaatgttccataagctttttgaagcaatctttttttgttctcttatcgacaaaagtgaaaccagcaattcgtgccttctttggcttattccactcctggacggtgatcgagacgttgtctctaacaatggctccgcattggttgacaaacttggtcgCGTTCTTGCGTTcttaaaatactttttctttttcaaaatgttaagaatacaaataatatatcgaaaaattcagaaaaataaaactaattcaattcaatatgttaaaaacataaataatatatcaaaaaattcagaaaaataaaactaattcaattcaaaatgttaaaaatacaaataatatatcaaaaaattcagaaaaataaaactaattcaattcaatatgttaaaaacacaaataatatatcaaaaaattcagaaaaataaaactaattcaattcaatatgttaaaaacacaaatattatatcaaaaaattcagaaaaataaaactaattcaattcaaaatgttaaaaatacaaataatatatcaaaaaattcagaaaaataaaactaattcaattcaatatgttaaaaacacaaataatgtatcaaaaaattcagaaaaataaaactaattcaattcaatatgttaaaaacacaaatattatatcaaaaaattcagaaaaataaaactaattcaattcaaaattctaaaaatacaaataatatatcaaaaaattaagaaaaataaaactagttcaattcaaaatgttaaaaatacaaataatatatcaaaaaattcagaaaaataaaactaattcaattcaaaattttatacgcctaggcaggagtatgactaaatcactccaaatttcatgtatcatcagtggtatctcgaatcattcgaaaatggacaccaaacacatcaggggtaatataattcacatgatccattcaacaaagtttggtacaataaattattacacatcatttcttcccttgtgtccctgcttgcttacgattgtgccgtatccatggagcatcctcatcatttaacttaatgcttgggtcggtgttcactttgaagggcggaatttcagcaaacatattataatcttctgacatgtctgtcttgtcctccactcccacgatgtttcttttccctgaaagaacaatgtggcgctttggatcatcgcatgatgtactgatcattttcttatctttccgtttcctcggtttgctactcatgtccttcacatagaaaacctgagcgacatctttcgctaggacgaatggttcgtcaaggtaaccaagattgttgaaatccaccattgtcattccgtattactggtccacctttaccccacctcctgttagcttgaaccatttgcaccggaacaaagggaccttaaaggagggtccatagtcaagttcccatatctcctctatgtaaccataatatgtgaccttttgcccattctcggttgctgcatcaaagcggacaccactgttttggttggtgctctttttatcttgggcgatcgtgtaaaatgtattcccatttatctcgtacccttggaaagtcgttatagtcgaagatggtgtcttggccaacatgtacaactgatctacaacatcattgtcattcattaaatgttttctcaaccaactgccgaaagtctccatgtgggccttcctaatccaggattcaggcttccccgggttgtccgagcataaaatgatttccttccgatcgtgccttttccacttagtctcccctcgtgccgcgatcgaggaagaccaatcggcttaaggtcaggaacaaagtcaacacaaaactcaattacctcctcatttccatagcccttggcgatgcttccttctggcctagcacggttacgaacatatttctttaatactcccatgaacctctcgaaggggaacatattgtgtagaaatacaggaccgagaatgaaaatctcttcgactaggtgaaccaagaggtgcgtcataatattgaagaaggatggcgggaacaccaactcgaaactgacaagacattggatcacatcgttctgtaaccgtggtagatcttctggattgattaccttctgagagattgcattgaggaatgcacatagcttcacaatggctactcggacattttccggcaggagccccctcaaagcaatcggaagcaattgcgtcataatcacgtggcagtcgtgagacttcaggttttggaactttttctccgccatgtttattattccctttatattggacgagaatccagacgggaccttcatactgctcaggcattcaaaaaagatgaccttctcttctttggtcagagcgtagctggcacgaccttgaaaccattccggatgccggtcatcagggtctttcaaacgttgctggtcctgccgtgcttcctttgtatcatttgtcttcccatacacgcccaagaagcttaggaggttcacgcaaatattcttcgtaacatgcatcacgtcgattgcagagcggacttctaggactttccaatattctagctcccagaatatagatttcttcttccacatggctgcgtgcccgtcagctcccttcggaactgactgtccgccaggaccctttccaaagatgactttcaaatccttgaccatatcaaatacctcagcaccagtgcgttccgcaggcttcggccggtgatctgccttgccgttgtaatgcttgcctttctttcttactggatgaatttttggaagaaatcgacgatgcccaaggtacacgttcttcttacaatttggcaaatgtacactttcagtctcatgtaagcagtgcgtgcatgcattgtatcccttatttgacagtcccgaaaggttactaagagcaggccaatcgttgatggttacgaaaagcaacgctcgtaggttaaattcctcttttttgtgctcatcccacacacggacaccaggtctgccccacagctgtaaaagttcatcaactaatggccttaggtacacatcgatgtcgttgccgggttgcttcggaccttggatgagcactggcatcataatgaacttccgcttcatgcacaaccaaggaggaagattgtagatgcatagagtcacgggccaggtgctatggctggagctctgctcgccaaaaggattcatgccatctgtacttagaccaaatcttatgttccttgcgtcagctgcaaaatctttgaactctctgtcgatctttctccattgcgttccatctgcggtgtgtctcaactccccgtccgacttacggtcctctttgtgccatcgcaacaacttggcatgctctttgttcctggacagacgtttcaaccgtggtattataggagcataccacatcaccttggcgggaaccctcttcctgggtttcccgccctcaacatcgtcaccagggtcatcgcctctgatcttataacgcaatgcagtgcataccgggcattcattcaaattctcgtattcaccgcggtagaggatgcagtcgttgatgcatgcatgtatcttcagaacctctaaacctagagggcagacaaccttctttgcttcgtacgtactggcgggcaactcgttattctttggaaacatattcttcaacattttcagcaagttttcaaatgccgagtcagctacacctgcctgtgccttccatttcagcaaatccagtgtgcaacccagctttttcagaccatcatcgcatccagggtacaacgactttctgtgatcctctaacatgcgatccaaattctccctctccttttcagtttcgcagcgtctccgtgcatcagcaatggtccgaccaagatcatcaacggtctcatcacgtgcctcttcttcaccttcaccttcaccttccccttcaccttccccttcacctgccccttcaccttccccttcaccttcagcatcctccatgaaagtatcaccgaaatgagcaagatagctttcatcgatgaaatcatccccttcttcatcttcttccattataacccctctttctccatgcttggtccaacaattatagcttggcatgaaaccgtgctgaagcaggtgcaggtgaacttctcttgaggaagagtaacccttctgattcttacagtcaacacatggacagataacaaaacccttctgcttgttcgcattagccactacgaggaaatctttcaaacccgtagtgaactcgcgggagagtcggttaccgtacatccattgccgattcatctgcattattataatataaaatatataattaaccatcatgcatttgttaaagtaactagctataaacaatagaaattaaacaatgaacaacacacatgcatattttatcaatgacacacatgcatgaaaggttcaagttgctaaccgcgatcgaggaggaacctcaagtgtggctccaacacttcatatcatgtttgtttcacgctgttgggcatttcatcaaacaccttgtgtgcataagaggaaccaaaagcaaacctacacccccttgtgaagagaagtggcaccaaatggctaagtgagtgcgctgaactggtatatataagggaggagctttagtcgcggtagccaaccgcgactaaaggcctttgggcacctttagtcgcggttggcctggccaaccgcggctaaagcccctcacgtgcaccagctggccaccgagcgccctggcccaagcctttggtcgcggttcgtctgccgaaccgcgactaaagacctcattagtcgcggttcctacagtttcgcgactaatggggctggacggaagcctctttctCTATCAGTGAATGTAGATGCCAATAATATAAGCAAGATATCAGACCTTTTATAATCTTTGTAAACCAGCTTTTCCGGCAATTTCTGTAGTAACGATTTTATCATTGTATGTCTCATTGGTTCGTGTACGTCGAGACAAATCAAAAGTAATGAAGCTTGATAAAAAAAGGTTGATACATGCGTGTTTACAGCATAAGCACAAACAAGTTTTTCGTTTATCGACTAGATGGACATGAGTATGTGAGGAAGTACTCTTGGATTTTTTAAGTTCACCCAAATGCAAGTCtctctacacttccaatacacatttgtTAACGACATTCCTATTTAGCCCCACATTAATTTCAtcaaggattgacaaaaacctaCATTAATTTAGCCCCATAATAgtacacccaggagcaaatgctcctggtgcGAACAGTAAAAAAAACTGAATTTTTTCTGTGTCATACATCACAAATTTTTGTTGTGCATGCAGAATTTGAGAACATTTTGCAAAcccatgaacattttttgacatCTAGGAACATACTTAAAATCATGAATAATTTTCGAAGCCACATTTATTGAAATCCAGtaacaatttttaaaattcatgaatattttttggaaTCTGGATTTTTTTTCCTAACTATCAAGCATGCAGGTCAAATCAATAGGCCCCATTTTCTAGCACAAAGATCCTCACTTGCCTTTTAAACTGTACTATATATCTGACATGGTTAATTTATGATTTCATTCATCTAAGAAATATGGATAGATATTTGCTAGGAAAATAATGTATCACCATAACTTTCAAATTAAATCGCGAGCCAAGATAAAATTAAATTGTGCATGGCTCAAACAAGTTCCATAAACTTTTCATTAAAGTTCGGGCAAGCTGCTTATAAACTTTTACGGTTCCAAATATATTTTATAGCAAAGTTCTTTAATATTTTTAACAAAGTACAAACCCACCATTCAGAAAGTTTTTCAACTCCTGATTATGTTTATTTAGTagtccctccgtcctaaaataaatgTCTTGACCTTAGTAagactttatactaaagttagtacaaagttgagacacttattttgagacggagggagtaccttacaATGAAAATGAGAAGTTCTTCACTGTTTCCAGCAAAGTTCGTCACTGAAAACACCGATGAGATTCTAGAAAACCATATTTCAATTTCAGTTAACAAATATGTGTTAAAATTCATCCAAGACTGATCTTGTTCTAAAGATCTTGGCTTGATGAGTTCAAATATATACAaagtttcaaaagaaaaaaaatgattttaAAGATGGGAACCATCTAAACTGTCAAAAGAAAACTAAAAGTAATGAAGTTTGAGGAGAGGGGAACGATAATGTAGGCATGCATGTGTTGTGTGAGAAGGAAAAGGGAGAAAGGGGCCATGCACACCAAAGGGCTCCGATGAGTTAGGAAACGCTATATTCGGTGTCCGAGAGTCCCATGGTTTGTGGCACGGCGCAGCGCAACGCCCGGGGCGTATCGCCACGCGCGGCAGCCGTCGTCCCCATCGGCAACCCTCCCTAACCGCGGACGCGCGTGAGGCCGCGAcagcgtcacgccgggccgaggcGCGCATGGAGCTGTTCGAGCGCGCCAAGACGGTGCGGCTGCGGAGCCACCAAAACAAGTACATGTACGCCGACGAGGACGAGTCCCACGTCCTGCAGGACCGCAACGCCGCGTCCCCGAACGCGCGGTGGACCGTGGAGCTGGTGCCGAACGCGCCGGGCGTCATCCGCCTCCGCAGCCGCTACGGCCGCTACCTCACCGCCTCCAACGAGCCCATCCTCATGGGCGTCACCGGACGCAAGGTGATCCAGACGCTGCCCCACCGCCTCGACTCTTCCGTTGAGTGGGTCCCAGTCGGCGAAGGCAGGCACGCTCGCCTCCAGACTCGTTACGGCAACTTCCTCCGCGCCAACGGCGGCCTCCCGCCGTTGCGCAACACCGTCACCCATGACGTCCCCCACCACCGCCATGCCGGCTGGGTCGTCTGGTGCATCGAGATCGTGCAGGTGCTCGTGCAACCGCCTCAATGCTCCGACCCCATCACCACCGCCTACTCTCCTCCTCTACCTTACAAACCACACtctcgctcgccctcgccctcgcccgcgccctTGCCGACGGGAGCGCTCAGGCCTCCTGCGCCGCACCACCGTATGGCGACTCCATTGACAGCGCAGCCCCCGCCACCTCCCCCCGGCTCCCTAGCGCCCCCTGTCGGATTTTCAAGGCTCGAGGTCCGTACGCCCACCTGTTCCACGACGAGTCCAACAACCCAATATAATGGTGGGTCACCGACTTACGCTTTTGTTATTTTTGGTTCTCCATCGTCGTGTTTGCGGACGCATGCAGTCGGCGGACTCCTTCTCGGTGCCGGTGCACAAGGTGGAGGGGCGGCACATCCACTACCATGTTGCGGATGACAGCGGTTATGTGCGTGAGGGAGATGAGGGGCACTCGTTCCTATTCAACGGGACAAGCCTTGGGGAGCTGCTGGAGAGACTGCAGGAGGAGACGGGGCTCAAGGACGTGATCATCTGCTCCCGCAACCCCATCACaagcaagttgatgccgctccgCCTGCAGCTCCCACCCAACAACAGCGCCATGCACGTCGTGCTCGTGCGCAAGTCCTCAAAAGGTATGACAGAGGATTTTCCACCATACACGGGACCTCCTGTGCATGCATACATGCATATGTTTTTTATTCTTGCTTTGTGGGTCCATTGTCTCATCTATAGTGTTTTTTTCTATCCTCTAGCATGTGCTATTCTTTAGTCATTGAGTTTAATTCAAACAAATAGATGCCTAATATATTTTGAAATAATtttttcttttactttctgtttacACAAAtgtgttttttcagcaagatcttACCAAAAATCAATAATGTTTTATTCGGTTCCGCATAAATAATCTTATTGTTTCAGTATGGCTAGCCATGTTCCGTAGTGTATCATAATGTTACACTGTTTACCTAACTGTTTCATCGTGTTAGTGTGTTCTGAATTGTTTCA from Triticum aestivum cultivar Chinese Spring chromosome 3B, IWGSC CS RefSeq v2.1, whole genome shotgun sequence includes these protein-coding regions:
- the LOC123064762 gene encoding uncharacterized protein, producing MELFERAKTVRLRSHQNKYMYADEDESHVLQDRNAASPNARWTVELVPNAPGVIRLRSRYGRYLTASNEPILMGVTGRKVIQTLPHRLDSSVEWVPVGEGRHARLQTRYGNFLRANGGLPPLRNTVTHDVPHHRHAGWVVWCIEIVQVLVQPPQCSDPITTAYSPPLPYKPHSRSPSPSPAPLPTGALRPPAPHHRMATPLTAQPPPPPPGSLAPPVGFSRLESADSFSVPVHKVEGRHIHYHVADDSGYVREGDEGHSFLFNGTSLGELLERLQEETGLKDVIICSRNPITSKLMPLRLQLPPNNSAMHVVLVRKSSKVARSFS